CATCTTGGGCGAGCACGTGACTATCGACGCTGGTACCGGTTGCGTTCATACTGCACCTGGTCACGGGGAAGACGACTTTAACGTTGGACAAAAATACAATCTGGGCGTACTGTGCCCAGTCGACCATGAAGGAAAAATGACGAGTGAAGCTCCAGGCTTTGAAGGCCTCTTCTATGAAGACGCGAACAAAGTCGTTACGGAAAAGCTGAAAGAAAATGACGCGCTGCTCAAACTCAGCTTCTTCACTCACTCTTATCCGCACGACTGGCGAACCAAAAAACCAGTTATCTATCGTGCGACAGAGCAATGGTTTGCGTCCATCGACGGATTCCGTGAGCAAATGCTGGAAGCCATCAAACAAGTGAAATGGATTCCACATTGGGGCGAAACTCGTCTCGCGAACATGATTGCAGATCGTGGTGACTGGTGCATTTCCCGTCAACGCGTATGGGGTGTTCCTATCCCAATCTTCTATTGCAAATCGTGTAACGAACCGATCATCAACGATACGACAATCAACCATATTGCGGACTTGTTCCGTAAAGAAGGTTCTTCTGTCTGGTTTGCTCGCGAAGCAAATGAGCTCGTGCCAGAGGGCCTGTCTTGCACCAAATGTGATTGCAAAGATTTCCGTAAAGAGACAGATATCATGGACGTATGGTTCGATTCCGGTTCCAGCCATGTAGCAGTGCTGAAAGAACGCGGCATCAGCTGGCCAGCTGACCTGTACCTGGAAGGCTCCGACCAATATCGCGGTTGGTTTAACTCTTCGCTGTCTACCAGCGTAGCGGTGTTTGGTACCGCTCCTTATAAAGGAGTCCTGAGCCACGGCTTTACACTGGATGGCGAAGGCCGCAAAATGTCCAAGTCGCTGGGGAACACCATTGTTCCACAAGAGGTCATTAACAATCTGGGAGCAGACATTTTGCGCCTGTGGGTAGCTTCTGTGGACTATCAAGCTGACCAAAGGATCTCAGATGCCATCCTTAGCCAGATCGCTGAAGTGTACCGAAAAATCCGCAATACGTTCCGTTTCCTGCTGGGGAATCTGGACGGATTTGATCCGTCGAAAGACCGTGTAGCGTACGAAGAGCTCGGTGAGCTGGATCGTTATGTACTCGCGAAAGCAGCGAAAATGGTAAAACGTGTTCGCAAGGCGTATGACGAATACCAATTCCATACCGTTTTCCATTCCGTTCGCAATTTCTGCGTGATCGATCTGTCTGCGTTCTATCTGGATATTTGTAAAGACCGCCTGTATGTGGAAGCACCTGATAGTCTCAAACGTCGGGCTGCCCAAACGGTCATGTACGATTGCCTTCTGAATCTGGTGAAGCTGGTAGCACCACTGCTGCCACATACATCAGACGAAGTATGGGGCTTCATCCCAGGTGTGGATGCGAAGAGCGTTCAACTGACCGACATGCCAGAAGCCAACGAACAGCATTTGAGCATCTCGGAAGAAGAAGAGAGCAAGTGGGATGCATTCCTCGCGGTTCGCGATGAAGTTCTGAAAGCGATGGAAGAAGCTCGTCGTAACAAAGTATTCGGCAACTCCGTAGACGCGAAGCTGGCGCTCTATCCTCAAACAGAGGAGGTCGCGAAAACGTTGGCAGCTATGGACGATCTGGCTGATCTGTTCATCGTGGCAGATGTGGAGCTGCATGCGCTAGGTACGGTAGCACCGGCTGAAGCAACACAGCTGGAAGGCATCGCGGCAGTCGTATCCGCTGCCAATGGTGTTAAATGCGAACGTTGCCGCGTCGTGAAGCTCGATGTAGGATCTCACCCATCCTTGCCGACCATATGCGGTCGTTGTGCCGATATTGTGGAAAAACATTACGCACACGTAGCTGAATAAATCATAAGATATCAAGACCTGCCATTTTCGAAAAGGGAATGGCAGGTTTTTTCTGTTTTCATCGTGCAAAGGAAACACATGGGGACAGTGTTAATCGGTTATTTCAGCACGCGCCAAGACATACTACCTCGTGAGGAAACCAAACGAAGGGTGGTGTCTGGCGTGGACCAAGACAAACTGGCACTTTTTCGAGTGAAGTTGCTGGAGCAAAAAAAAGAATTGGAAGATCGCGTGCAGGACCATTACGGCATGAGAGAACCGATGACGACTTCTTTGCAGGAGTTTGCCATGTACGATAACCATCCCGCCGATATAGGCAGTGAATTGTTCGAGCGGGAAAAAGATTTGGCTTTGGATAGCCTGGATAGAGAGACGCTGAAAGAAATCGATCAGGCACTGACACGCATGGATGAAGGAACGTACGGTACGTGTACGGTATGTGGAGAAGCAATTCCAGTGGAGCGGCTAGAGGCTTTGCCACAGACCCAAACCTGCAAGGAGCATGCACCTGCACCGTCGATCAACGATTCGCGTCCGATTGAGGAAGAGTTTATGATGCCTCCGTTTGGTCGCACATCCCTAGATGAAAAAGAGGGGCAAAATGGATTTGACGGGGAAGATGCATGGCAAATTGTCGAAGCCTGGGGTTCATCCAGCACACCATTTTCCTATGTAGACAACGACAAAACCGACTACAAGGAAATGTATATCGAAAGTGATGAGCCAGATGGTTTTGTAGAGTCTGTGGAAGAAATCGGGTATACCGATATCGAAGGGTATAGTGGCCAGGATAGTGTCCATTTTATGCGAAGCGGGACCTACGAGGAATACATGCGTAAAGGCGAAGGGAAAGGTAATTACTTGAATTACGATGATTATGAAGACGAAAGAGCAGAGCGGGAAGGGCGAAATGATTTGATGTAGCCGGGGGAGATCAGCAAGCATGCAAATCGAACGTGTGGAAACGTATCCGATGCTCTATAGGCTTTCAAAAGCTTATGGGGACGCGAATGGTTACAAGCGTTACCGTACGTCCTACTTGATCCGCTTGATCACAAGCTCAGGCATCGACGGGTGGGGGGAGATCATCGATTGGCTTCCTACGCTGGATCGAGGCTTTCAGGATCGGATCACCCCCTATCTGCTCGGAAAGCAGGCGACTGACAGACTGAATCTCGTGGACGTGATCAGTAAATGGCATCAGCGATCAGCTGCGGGAGTCAGCATGGCGTTGACTGAAATCATCGCTAAACATGCAGGATTGTCCGTATGTGATCTTTGGGGGGGCAAATTCCACCAGCAGATCCCTGTATATGCCTCCTTTCAGTCTTACTGGGAGCAGGAGGACTGGATGGAGCGCTCGATTCGACTGGTCAGTGAACAGATCAGTGACGGGCACAAGCAGATTAAAGTAAAGATCGGTGGTCGAGCGATTGCCGAAGACCAGAAGCACATCGATCAGCTCATGAAGACAATACCGTCAGATGTTCTGGTGGCCGTAGATGCGAATCAGAGCTACGATTTATCCCATGCACGATTTTGGGAACGAATCTTTATTCGTTATCCCAACTGGATGTGGCTGGAGGAGCCGATGCCGCTCGATCGTCCACAAGAGTACGTGAAGCTGAGATCCGCTATCCAGGTACCAATTGCAGGGGGAGAGAATCTGGTTCGCTGTGCTCAATTTTTACCGCTGTATCAGTCGGGTGCGCTTGATATTGCACAGCCTGATTTGCTGCATACGGACGGCATTGACGCTTACCGAACTCATCTGCAAGTCGCACGACAGTTTGGCTATCGGGTTTCTCCTCATTCATTTGATGGAAGCCTGGCGAGACTGTATACCTTGTTCGCGCAGGCTTGCTTACCTGCATGGTCAAAAATGGACACAGACCCCATCGAGCCAGTCGAATGGGACGCGATGGAGAACCCCTTTTCCCATTTGTTTCTTTTACAACCCGTGAACGGAAAGGTATCGATTCCAAATGGAGTGGGAATCGGCATCGAACCGAATTGGGAGTTGATTAATGCGATGCGCTGGGATGGCAGCGTATACGTATAAAAGAAGGAGTCGCGTATGGCACAAAATGCGAAAAATCTCATTGGCTTGACCGGGATACCACTCGTCATGGTACTGGGCAATTCCATGCTGATTCCTGTTTTGCCGACTATGAAAGCCAAAATGCATCTCACGTCCTTGCAGACTAGTTTGCTCATCACCGCCTTTTCCATCGCAGCAGGCATTGTGATTCCGTTTGCAGGGTATTTATCAGACAGGTTTGGCCGCAAGATTGTCATTATCCTTTCTCTCGTCGTATATGGACTGGGAGGGCTTGTAGCTGGTCTAGCTGCCTTGTGGTGGGACAAACCGTATTCCATCATCATGATAGGGCGTGTGCTGCAAGGGATAGGGGCTGCTGGAACTGCACCAATCGCCATGGCTTTGGCAGGGGATTTGTTCAAGGGAGCTTCGGAGAGCAAGGCACTCGGTCTTATGGAGACTTCAAATGGCTTGGGAAAAGTACTGAGTCCCATTTTCGGCTCCCTGCTTGCTTTGATATCCTGGTACATGGTGTTTCTGGCATTTCCAATCATTTGCGGAGTTGTACTTGTACTGTTTTTGTTTTTGACGAAAGAAAAAAAGCAGGAAAAGCAGCCTTTGCCCATCAAACAGTATTTGCATTCCATCGGACAAGTGTTCAAGCAGCACGGGAAATGGCTCATACCTGCCTTTTTTATTGGGAGTATCTGTCTGTTCACGCTGTTCGGAGTGCTGTTTTACCTGTCTGATTTACTGGAAGAAAAATATAAGATCGATGGTGTCATAAAAGGCGGCTTCCTGGCGATTCCACTGCTCGTCATGAGCATCGCGGCTTACGTGACCGGCTTGATCATTAAGAAAAAGCTGGGACTCATGCGTTGGTTTGTCATCGTAGGCATGTTTATGCTCTGTGCCTCTTATGTACTGGCCAGCTTTGTCAAGGGAGCGTATGCGCTTATCGGCATATTGGTTATTGGCAGTATGGGGACGGGGTTGATCTTGCCCTGTTTGAATAGCATGATTGTCGGAGCGGTACAGAAGGCGGAGCGAGGGATGATTACGTCGCTGTACAGTGGTGTACGTTTTATCGGAGTGGCGGTAGGTCCACCGATCTTTACATGGTTACTTGGCATCTCTCGCACAGTCATGTTTAGTTCAATTGCGGGTCTGTCACTTGTGTTTGGAGTCGTTGCGATCTTTTTTCTGAAGCCAAAACAAGCACAGCAGCAGACACAGGCAGCGGGTGCACAGAGTCCAAAAGATCAAGAGACAAAAGCCTGGCGACAGGTCTCAGAAATACTGGGGATAGAGCCTCAATCAACGGAGGAGAAAAGAAAAGAAGATGCGGTGGAGAAGTTCGGGTTTGATCCTAATGAGTTGATCAAACAGGTGTTGTCCGGAAAAAAGGAAAAGGAAAAAAACTAACAGGCATTCCCCAGTCAGTCTCGTTCCTACGAAATCGTAGAGGGACGGGCCGATATGGGAAATGCCTGTTTGTCGCTTTAATCCGGTTGAGCGAATCGATGTCCGGAAGCGTGAGCAAGTGCCAGTGGGTAGACATCATCGTAGAGCAACCTGCTAAACTGTGGATCTCCTTTTACCTCCGTAGGAATGGTGTCAAAAAGAATGGTCTGGGCTACATCGGTTCCAGAAGGAATCTCGGTGTAATGCAAGACGCGAGCCACGTAAATATCTTTTATCATGTAGTTGTCGATGGTGTATTGACCGATACGCTCGATCCCTTCCAGTACGGCTCCCGTTTCTTCGTACACTTCACGGACAGCGGCAGCCAGACTACTTTCGCCTGGCTCAATTTTTCCACCGGGTAATTCAATCCCACGCGTGCGATGGCGTGTGAATAATAATTTGCCTTGCCAAAAAGGAAAGATTAGGACATGGCGAGCCTCGTTTTGACGATAATCGCTGGGATCAAACGTCAGTTCAACAGGCAAGCCAAAATCATCTCGAAAAGCATGCATGACTGGCTCTCCTTTACGTGCGCCTAAAGGCTCATGGGTGTTGAATCTGGAGCGAAATATGTTTGACGGCTTTCATTGCTTGCCCAACAGCCAGCGACAAGCTTGCGTAAGATGCGCCATTGCTCACGTCACCGAGGGCGTAGATCCATTCGGGAGAGGTTCGCTGGAAATCATCCGTTTGCAGGTATCCGTCTCCAAAGGTCGCCAAAGATGGAAAGGAATCGCTGTTACCGTGGACGCCAATCCGCGGCAGAATCCAATCCACCACGATTTCATAGGGCTGTCCGGAACCGACGGAGCGTAGCTTTAGGGCAATTTTTTCATCTCGAACTTCATATGTATCGATTTGTGTCTCCCAGAAAACTCGCAGATTAGGTAGTTCATCCAGTCGTGTAGTCCACTGGGTACGAGCACGCAGATGATGACTTCGAATAAGGAGATCAACACGGTTTGCGAATTTGCTGAGATTAGCAGCGCTTTCCAACGCGCGATCACCACCGCCGATGACAGCGATATCCTGACCAGTAATTAAAGGCGCTTGAGCCGTGGTAGAAAACTCGGTTGACAAGACACGCGAGCAGCCTTCCAACGCAGGAATGACGTTTGCACTCACTCCGGTTGCGACGATGACAAAATCGGCCTGATAGCTGTTTTTGGTTGTGGTAACGATATGTGTGAGAGGATCGATGGAAATGACGGCTTCTTCTAAACGCGGATGGAGCGTTTGGATAGCGGGATGCAGCTTCAAATCCTCTAGCAAGTCATATCCATGGGGATAGACGCGAGGAGGAAAATCCACGATTTCATTGCGGATATGCAACAATTGTCCACCTATATGATCCGCTTTTTCTACGAGCAGACAGGATAATCCTAATCGTTGGCACCAAATAGCCGCGGACAGCCCCCCGATGCCGCCACCTGTGATCAGCACCTGTACGTGTTCCACTCTCAGTCCCCCCGATTCCCATAACCTCCATAGAGGTTTTCTTAATTTTAGACTACCTGTTTCGCTTCCAGAGTGCAAGAACGTTCAGTGGATTCGCTTTGCCTAACGATCGCCAGTATTCTACAAATCGTCGGGAGAATGTGGTAAAATGGGACATGATTTTCCAGAATGTTAAGAGAATAGTAAGGTGATGCGGAAATTCGACGAAAAAAGGAGTTGACCAACGTGCCCGCAAAAATGGAAAAACCTCAAGCTCCTTCGAACCAGGCGAGCAAAAAGAAGCGGCGTGGACGGCGAAGCAAAAAAATGTATGTGCTCCTGGCCAGTTGCCTTTTTCTCTGTTTACTGGCAGTCGGAGTTGGATTTGCACTCAGTGAAGTGGATGAAACGTTGGATATCGTTACAGATGATCCGTACAAGCTCCCCGATCAGCCGAAAGTAGAACAGCCTTATGAACAAAAGAAATCTCTTTCTTTCGTGATCGTGGGATTGGATACGCGAAAAAATATTGGAATGTTGAATACGGATGTTCTGGTCGTGGCCGTAGCGAATCCGGTGACGCAAAAGCTGACGATGGTGTCTTTACCTAGGGATACTCGCGTACAGATTCCAGGGTACCCCGGCTATCACAAAATTAACGAAGTCTTTGCTCTGGGAGAAGATATCAAGAAAAGAGCGGAGAGCAAGGGGCAGCCTGTGACGGAAAACGGGATGACTTTGTTGAAAAAAACGCTTGAGCACATGCTAGGTGTATCAGTAGGGCACTACGTCCAACTGGATTTTGAGGGCTTTACCGCAGTCATCGACAAGCTGGGTGGCGTGAAGGTAGATGTGGACAAAGATTTGGTCTACGAATTGCCGCAAGAAGGTGTGTACCGTAATTTGAAAAAAGGGTCACAAGTACTGAATGGTGAGCAAGCGCTGGGATTTGTTCGCCATCGGTTGGACAAGCGTGGTTCTGCCTATAATTCCAGTGACTTTGACCGGAACAGACGTCAGCAACAAGTGATCAAGGCAGTAGCAGATAAGGTAACGTCTGTTGACGGCATCGGCAGTTTGACCGCAGTTTTAGAAACGGTAGGCAAGCACATTCGGACCGACTTGTCCAAGGAACAGATCAAGGGATTAGCCATGGATTTTGGTACGATTTCGTCAGGAAATATGATTTCCCTCGATAATGGAGCCGTTTGGAGTTCTCCGTATTCGCTTTGGCCAAGAGAGAAGATGGAAGCCGTTCGTACGAGTCTTCAGACTGAGCTGGGCGTGACAGAGGTGATTGCCAATGCGGACCTCAGTGACGCGGCGATCGCTGAAGTGGCGAAGGCAGAGATCAAAACGCAGCCAAAGCCGGCAACGAAACCGCAAACGACAACGCCACAGTCGACCAAGGAACAACCGAAGAATACGAATCCTTCGAAAGGGACGACTACTCCAAGCCCTCCGAAGCAATCAGAAACAACGACCGATCCAGCTCAAACTGATCCAGCGAATGGGCAAGCGGGCCAGGAAGAGCAGCCGTATTCCCCGGATATGCCTCCTCCTGACATCTTGGCTCCATCTGCACCGGTTGAAAGTGTCGACAGTGGACAAAACGGAGTGTAGCACCTCTGCTAGGCTTTCGTACATATACTGCAGGAGAAAACATCGCTTCATTGGATTCCTGACCTGAATAAAGGAAAGGAGTGGCGTGTACGTGAAAAACCTGCAGGAGACAATGAAACAACTTCAGAAGACTTCCGAGAGCCTTTCGAAATTAAGCCTGGATCAGGAGCATCCATGGAAGGCGTTGAGCCAAATGAACCAGATCCTAGACACGAATTTCTGGGATCATCTGGTGAATTTGACGGGTCACTCTGCAGCGCAGGCAACGAGTCAAGCGAGTGAGGTCGTCCCAGCCGTTTCAAAATCAAAGAAAAAACAGAAAGAAAAAGCACCGATCATCATGCACAAAAGCGACATCGATCAGTTTCCTGTGACAGACATTTTCCAGACAGAGCATTTGATAATTGTCTGCTGTGAGTTGCCAGGCTTTGCGCGTGAGAGTCTGGAGGTCACGCTGACGGAGCAGCGGACGCTAGAGTTGAAAGGGACGATCAAAAAGCACGAGCATTCCCGTTCCTGTATTCAGGAAGAACGATCTTCCGGGACGTTCTACAGACAGATCGAGCTCCCTGTAGCCGTCAGCACAAAAGGCATGAAGGCCCAATATCAAGATGGATTACTCGAGCTGTATATACCGAGGGATGGAACGCCGCGTGAGAGGAAGACCACCTTTCGGGCAAATTTGTAGAGGAGGATGAATCCCTCCTCTTTTTTTTGGCTGCGCACAAGTGCATGTCCATTTTAAAAACAAAGGCAGTGCTAATGTGGCCCATTAACACTGCATCAAACATTACCGACAAGTGGTTGATCCACGACACTAGGATCAAGGGTGTTTGTGGAGCTGGCACCGTTGATCGTATTTACGAGGTTCCCTGTATTACCGCCACCTGAGCCGGTAAACGTTTTGGACGCGCTTTTTGGAGATATGTTTAGTGTGTCTCCAAAATTGACGGTTCCCGAGTTGCTGTTGATATTGACTGCTCCTATGACTGAAGGCAACGATATCTCCTCCCTTCACATTCGCCACCATCGGCCTAGCGTTGGTCACGGACTAGGTGCCGAATATTTTTGACGCGGGTTTCCAATTGCACGCATTCGCTCGAACCGATGTGAATGACAGATGAAGCAGCAGAAAAGGATACGTTCACTTTGTCTACCCGGATCGAGGGGGTTTCATGAAACGTAAGGAGGCAGATGGGTTCCTGATCGACAGGGAGAGGAAGTGGTTCCCAAAAGGCAGTGTAATCCTCGAACTGAAATTCATTTTCGTAAAAGATTGCCTTATCCCGTTGGACGGCCAGGATGTAGGCAATCGCTTTTATTTCCTCTGAATCCCCGATCTCGATAACCGATGAAGCATCCGTGGAAATATTCGTGAAGGTATGAACGTGACTGGTTCTGCAGTACATGATCGAACGACTCCTTCCTTTACGGGGTGGGTTAGGGTGTCCGTGCAGGTTGCTCCACACCGACGATGAATGACTCGGGAGGTGTCTCAAATATGGACCCGAGAATGACCGATTTGCAGTCACCTATAAACAAGGAGGCTGCTGCGGAAAGGTTGACAATGTTGATGGAGCCTACATGTACATCACCGTTAATGACTTTATAGATCATATCCGTTCTCATTCACCCCACGCGGCAAATTTTTAATGAAGGTTTCGCAAGTTCGGTCGATGTCTCTCTTTACTTTTTGGATCGTACTTTGGCACAAGGCATCGAAATGTTCGGGTTCCCAACCCTCGCTCTCCGCTTGCTTTAAATAGTAATGAATGCGCGGATCAATCTGTTTTTTGATGTCGTCCATGATAAACGCACGGTAGTTGTCGTCCAGAGGGCATCCTACTTCTTCCTCGATACGTTCGAGAGCACCATACGCGTCATGATTGAGATAATCATAAATTTCTTTTTGAACGCGACCAAAGGCAGGAGAGTCAGTCCTGTCTGGGGCGGGTTTATTATCCGTCGATTGGTTAATTGAATATTCGCCCATACCAGCATCGGCCCCTTTGGGATTTAACCCGATATTCAAGGTTCCTTCGAGCCGCTCGACTTTTAACAAATCAAATTTATATTCATTTTTGATCACAGGGGGGACCTGTTTTTCCTTCAGTTCTTCGATGTCTTTATTCAGCTTCTCAATCAGCTTTTTCAGGGCTTCCATGTTCTTGTTTTGCGCATGCAAATACTCATGCAGCTGTTGAAAGTAGTGCATCAATTCGGGACTCATGTACATACCTATCATCCTTACTTATCATCTGGCAAAAAGACAAGGTGTTCAGCGTGGTTCAACCAACGGGACGAGAGGGACGAACTGCTCGGTCCTGCCCGGCTGCAGTCCTGCTTCTGGTGCTGGTTCAGTAAATCCACCCGTGTTGTACAAATTGGATAATGGCTTGATCATGCCGGCACTCCCAATTTGACAGACCGACGAGTTGGTGAGTCCATCAATTTTGAGGTTGTGGATGACAATATTTTGATGGATAAAGAAGTTCATGATCAATCCCGTCCCTTGGTAAATGGCTCGCGCATTTGTTCGACGAATACAGGCAAATCATCGTTGTTGATTTCATTTACGTAGACGACGCTACGTGGAACTTTCACATTTAAAGTGGTGCCTGAATTAAAGGATCCCCCACCAGCAAAGGTCTTGGTGTAGCTCACTGGCGAGATCTTACGGACATCCCCGACGTTGAAGACACCGCTGACACTGTTGACATTGATTACTCCGACGATGGCTGGCATGGTATCTACACCCCTCTGGAGAAATCCTTTTTGTATTGTATGTGAGTGATCAGTGGGTGTTCATATCTGTTTTTGCGACCTCTTGATGGGCACAGGCATAGGATGAAACATCAGCCAAGGGCTGTAAGGCATACGTAGACTCTAATAAAGGGGAAAAGAAGCGATGGAACTGAAAATGACCGTGAATAATCAAAAAATGGAGATCGGAAAAATCGAAAGTGACGGCGTTGCCAAATCATCCATCATATTGATCGGAGATGCAGAGGAAATTGTTTGCTCCACTGTATTCGATACTACAGCTGATTCCCTCATCATTAGCAAGCAGGTACCCATCAGGACTACACGCCGCTAAGGACGATTTCACCCATATTTATTCTGATAATGGCTGATTGCCAGTAGCGGCCAAATCCAGCGGTAGCTATGGTAAGCAAAATAAATCCCACCAGGACGACCGCCACCAGTAGGATAGGTGGTCGTCCAATCCTGCATTTGTCCGGACTGGAGAAGGTACTGGACACCTCGCTCGACAGATGGAGGAGGCTCGGGAAAGACAGCCACGAGTGCATCAACTGCCCATGCGGTTTGGGAGGGAGTACTGGCGCCAAGAAGGACATACGCTTGCTTCTCATCACTTTTGCAAGACTCCCCCCAACCACCATCGGCATTTTGTTGTCTCATGAGCCAATTTACCGCTTTCTGGACACTCGGATCGTCAGTGGGTACGCCGGTTGCCATCATACCGGTGAGGGCTGCCCACGTGCCATAAAGGTATGCGATGCCCCATCTTCCGTACCAGGAGCCATCTGCACGTTGTTGACTCCGGAGCCAATGCGTTGCCTTTTGGACATGCGGGTCCGTCTGTCGCATTCCTGCATAATTGCCGAGAAACTCTAAGGTTCGCCCTGTCAAATCGGCGGAGGACGGGTCTGTGCTTACGGTATCAGAGCCTTCGATGGGCAACTGACGGATGATAGGGGAATCCGTATTTTTTTCAAAGGCAGGCCAACCGCCATCGTCATTTTGCATGGACAAGAGCCAATCCATGCCTCGTTTCCATGCGCTTGCGGTGGTTGGGTCTGTTTTGGATTTGACGTGAATGGCTCGCAAGGCAGCAGTCGTATCATCGATATCAGGATTCATCGTGTTTTGATCAGAAAATCCCCATCCGCCAGGTTTCGCTCGCGGATTGCGTATCTTCCAATCGCCATAGAGGGTCTGCTGTTTGCCAAGTAAATAGCGGGTCGAGTTTTGAAGAGTGGGATGGGACGAATCCATGCCCGATAGTTGCAAGGCGTACGTGATTAATGCTGTATCCCAGACGGCTGACGTAGCGAGCTGGAGATGAAGTCCATCCTCTGTCGGGTATACCGCCGATTTCAGACCCTGCATGGCATGGGCAATATGGGGATGCTGGGGGGAATAGCCCTGAGCCAGCAGAGCGAAGATCATAAAAAAAGTGGAAGTGGAGTAGGTATACAGCGTTCCATCTGGTTCAATT
This is a stretch of genomic DNA from Brevibacillus choshinensis. It encodes these proteins:
- a CDS encoding spore gernimation protein yields the protein MIYKVINGDVHVGSINIVNLSAAASLFIGDCKSVILGSIFETPPESFIVGVEQPARTP
- a CDS encoding Hsp20/alpha crystallin family protein, which produces MKNLQETMKQLQKTSESLSKLSLDQEHPWKALSQMNQILDTNFWDHLVNLTGHSAAQATSQASEVVPAVSKSKKKQKEKAPIIMHKSDIDQFPVTDIFQTEHLIIVCCELPGFARESLEVTLTEQRTLELKGTIKKHEHSRSCIQEERSSGTFYRQIELPVAVSTKGMKAQYQDGLLELYIPRDGTPRERKTTFRANL
- a CDS encoding spore germination protein GerPE, translated to MYCRTSHVHTFTNISTDASSVIEIGDSEEIKAIAYILAVQRDKAIFYENEFQFEDYTAFWEPLPLPVDQEPICLLTFHETPSIRVDKVNVSFSAASSVIHIGSSECVQLETRVKNIRHLVRDQR
- the gerPC gene encoding spore germination protein GerPC codes for the protein MSPELMHYFQQLHEYLHAQNKNMEALKKLIEKLNKDIEELKEKQVPPVIKNEYKFDLLKVERLEGTLNIGLNPKGADAGMGEYSINQSTDNKPAPDRTDSPAFGRVQKEIYDYLNHDAYGALERIEEEVGCPLDDNYRAFIMDDIKKQIDPRIHYYLKQAESEGWEPEHFDALCQSTIQKVKRDIDRTCETFIKNLPRGVNENGYDL
- a CDS encoding spore germination protein — translated: MPSVIGAVNINSNSGTVNFGDTLNISPKSASKTFTGSGGGNTGNLVNTINGASSTNTLDPSVVDQPLVGNV
- the shc gene encoding squalene--hopene cyclase, with protein sequence MRDVSNEIRRMQTSLQQLQAKDGSWRFCLESGTLTDTHMIILLRTLGIHDEELMLGLANRIASKQQSNGAWKLYHDEPDGNLSATIDSYYALLLSGYLKKTDPRMDAARNFIRHNGGLTAANMLTKISTALTGQYPWPHHFIVPVELSLLPAFFPLSFYDFVGYARVHLAPMMIFADRKYVYHNPATPDLSDLYVGTSISPGVYPHKQIEQFSKDAQGFLASIHDYVRSLPFLPLQLREVALRRLETYMLDRIEPDGTLYTYSTSTFFMIFALLAQGYSPQHPHIAHAMQGLKSAVYPTEDGLHLQLATSAVWDTALITYALQLSGMDSSHPTLQNSTRYLLGKQQTLYGDWKIRNPRAKPGGWGFSDQNTMNPDIDDTTAALRAIHVKSKTDPTTASAWKRGMDWLLSMQNDDGGWPAFEKNTDSPIIRQLPIEGSDTVSTDPSSADLTGRTLEFLGNYAGMRQTDPHVQKATHWLRSQQRADGSWYGRWGIAYLYGTWAALTGMMATGVPTDDPSVQKAVNWLMRQQNADGGWGESCKSDEKQAYVLLGASTPSQTAWAVDALVAVFPEPPPSVERGVQYLLQSGQMQDWTTTYPTGGGRPGGIYFAYHSYRWIWPLLAISHYQNKYG
- a CDS encoding spore germination protein GerPB codes for the protein MNFFIHQNIVIHNLKIDGLTNSSVCQIGSAGMIKPLSNLYNTGGFTEPAPEAGLQPGRTEQFVPLVPLVEPR
- a CDS encoding spore germination protein, whose product is MPAIVGVINVNSVSGVFNVGDVRKISPVSYTKTFAGGGSFNSGTTLNVKVPRSVVYVNEINNDDLPVFVEQMREPFTKGRD